Below is a genomic region from Primulina eburnea isolate SZY01 chromosome 9, ASM2296580v1, whole genome shotgun sequence.
TTTTAGTTTAAATCTTTTTGATCGTTTAATCGTCTTTTGCTTAATGACGGCAGACGATGAGGATTCTGAATGGAATCTCTCCCAAAATTCAACACGCACGATTGGAGCTAATGGAGATGACGACTTATGCCATTCTGTCGTTCAGGTAGTTGGTGTAGCATTGAGAATACTTCAAATTTGGCATTACTACTTTCATAGTTATCACTTTAAAAGGTAAAACGATATAGGGATTGCATGTAATTTTTTTGTATCACTACACAGAATCGTTCTATGGTATAATTACACCTCAAAATTAAATTACTCCCTACTCACCACATAGAAATTGAATGTGGATGCTTTCTTTCGTGATCACATGCAACTGTTGTGCAACTCATGCTCATCCCGTAGGCATGTGTTCTTTCGAGAATAGTATGGCACATCAATGTATAATTCGACGTAACATGTTTCATGCAGCTCCAGATAAATGATCAACGGTTCGAGGATGCAGAGGAATCAGAACAAAGTGATAAAAACGGCCATCATTGATCTCCTACCTTTCAGCTCAGATATTTTTCAGTGTCTTGACATTGTAGTCAGAAACAATGTTGTATCTCTATTTTATAGTCTAGACTATGGTAAAACCATTTGCATTATTTCAGGTTTTTTCGAAGCTAATACATACAACGTTAAAGTTGTGTTATTGACACGAACATTTCTATAAACCTATTTCTGGAAAAGAAAAaaagcttttaaaaaaaaaaaacctgtgCATTATCTCTCCTTTCAAATCTTTTCCACAATTGGCAACAAAAACTTGAGAATGCAACTTCAAATTAAGTAACACAATATGGTTATTGATACCAACATTGTTTATTTAAATAGCTAGATTCAATTTGTAAATGGACAAGTTTTTACATCCCTTGTATGTTGTTGTCTAGTAAAAGCATATATTTAagtatattttcaaatttaatcttCAAGATGAAAAAAAGTGATAGCCCTCATTTTCCTATAGCCTCCACTAAAAACTCTCATTTCTTTGTAGCCCTCCATAACTtcgagtaagtctcttgtgagacgtctgcgaatctttatttgtaaaACGGATCAATTTtaatgatattcacaataaaaaattattcttaacataaaaagtaatattttttaatggatgacctaaataagagatttgtctcacaaaatacgatctatATCACcatttcacacaaatttttgtcctcTAACTTCACCTCTACTAATACTCTcactaattaaattttaattataattaaataattttaattattaaataggAAAATAATGTGTCTAACAACTGGCAATGCCAAGTGTAGGCCTGGAAATGACAGTGTACTGGGCCGGGCTCAACCCTCTTCAATTAAAACCTACGGGCTACAGCAACATGAATGGATTAGGCCCGTTACCAGAGTCCATTCAAAGTTGACTAAACCCTAGCTTTTATACATGCAGTAAAATTATCCAGCTAAAACTTCTCGGATTTCTCAGCTTAGCCGCCGTCGCGATCTTCAGTTTTCCATCAGGTGATCTACGAGCTGCAATCGTTGCGATAAACTTCGATTTGTCCCATAATTGGGTTAAATTTGTGATTTGGTTTTGTAACAATGTAAATTGATAGGTTTTTTTACTCGTGTCTGTATCTGCACAGATTTTAACCGGCGAAAACATGGCGTACGCAGCTATGAAACCGATAAAACCGGGGCTGGAAGAACCTCTGGAGCAGATTCACAGGATCCGTATCACCCTGTCTTCCAAAAACGTTAAGAATCTGGAGAAAGGTATACTGTGTATTCTCAAACGGTTGAATTATTATAGCTTCTTGTAGCAATTAGTTGTTTTCTGTTGAATGCGTTAGTTtcaattgattattttatttgtgtAAGCTATGTATCTAGTTGAAATTCATTTGGTTTTCATTATTAGCGGTAAATTATGGTTTTCATTATTAACGTTAAATTATGGTTTTCATTATTAGCGGTAAATTATGAGTTTTGGTAGTGTTTGGCAGTTTGTGTGTATAGGTGTTTTCGGAGAATGTGTTGGAGAAAGCTATCTTTGGTTTTATTCTCTGAATGATTTTTGTAGATATATACTAAGCTTTTGTAGTGCCTATGAGATTGTCCAAATGTAATGTAATCGTAATTACCTAGGATAAGAGCAATAGCGAGGCTTGCGTTTGTTTAAAAGTCAGTTGTTCTAAAGGATAATATAATGTGATCTAAATATTTAGAAACAATTTTATGCATATGACTAAATATGTACATTTGAAATTAGCATATGATAGTAAATAAAATACATAGAAGCTTCTTGGCAAAAATAAAGTACTTCTATCTTACGGTTCACCTTGGATTTATTATCTCTACATGTAAGGCACAAGAAAATCACTCTTTTAATAATAGAGATTTTTTGGGGAGTGATGAAAACTTGATTAAAAGTAATGATTCTGGTGGGAGATATCAAATTAGgtaataaaaaaatgtttttagaAAATTATGCGCGAGAATGTGATGTATATTTCTATTTTGGGATGATAAAATCGTACTTGCGTATGTAGTGTATCCTATTCATTGTTAAATGTTATACTAGCTTCTTGTTATTTGAACGATGTCGGTTTATTATATTTGTATTATTGTGTTATTGTGTATGCTGCTTGTTAATCAAGAAAAAATAATCGATTTTACTCATGCTGATCAATCTGAAATCTTGATAGTTGTTTACATTGTGGTTTTGCTGGTAATTCCCTTGTTCCGTTACAGACGTGCAAAACGTTTTGTTTTGTCTCTGGGAGTTTTGTCCTGTGACGATATTGGGTATTACTGATTTTAGCTGGTTCTAGAACTTGGAAACAATTACACTTTCACAATTTTCTGTGTTTGGTGTTTTAGTTTCATTGTTGTTGACTTGAGTCTTGTTTACAGTTTGTGCTGATTTGGTGCGCGGTGCCAAGGACAAAAAGCTCCGGGTCAAGGGACCTGTTAGAATGCCTACCAAGGTTCTTCATATCACGACTAGGAAGTCTCCATGTGGTGAAGGTATTAAATTTTTCACAAGagtttaatattttcaaattttttcacGTTGgtatttctttttgtatttatgTGATATTGAAATGAATTTGTTATGAAAATATGGTTAAGCTTAGTTCGAAGATGATATTTCTAGAGTAGTCTGCGGGAAGGTTTTAGTGTAGCAGTTTTTACAGAGGAACAGAAGTTGATCTATTCATTTCTTGGGTATTTGTAAAATGTAAGTTCATCGCTAGGATTATGCAGCCACGAAATACTGAAGTAGTTGTCTCATGTAGACCGCTTGT
It encodes:
- the LOC140841084 gene encoding small ribosomal subunit protein uS10y-like, producing MAYAAMKPIKPGLEEPLEQIHRIRITLSSKNVKNLEKVCADLVRGAKDKKLRVKGPVRMPTKVLHITTRKSPCGEGTNTWDRFELRVHKRIIDLFSSPDVVKQITSITIEPGVEVEVTIADS